From the genome of Chelmon rostratus isolate fCheRos1 chromosome 1, fCheRos1.pri, whole genome shotgun sequence, one region includes:
- the coro2ba gene encoding coronin-2B isoform X2 yields MSWRPTYRSSKFRNVYGKVANREHCFDGVPITKNVHDNHFCAVNSKFIAVVTESAGGGSFIVIPVSQSGRLDSHYPKVCGHQGNVLDIKWNPFFENIIASCSEDTSVRVWEIPEDGLRRNMTEAVLELYGHSRRVGLIEWHPTSSGILFSAGYDYKILIWNLEIGEPVKMIDCHTDVILSMSFNTDGSLLATSCKDKKLRVIEPRSGVVLQQASCKNHRVNRVVFLGNMKRLLTTGVSRWNTRQIALWDQEDLSMPIKEEDIDGLSGLLFPFYDADTHMLYLAGKGDGNIRYFEITTEKPYLQYLMEFRSPAPQKGLGVMPKHGLDVGACEVYRFYKLVTLKGLIEPISMIVPRRSDTYQEDIYPMTAGTEPALSASEWLSGINRDPVLMSLKDGYHRPNQLVFKAPVKEKKSVVVNGIDLLENVPPRTENELLRMFFRQQDELRRLKEELTTKDVRIRQLELELNNLKNVSPNNV; encoded by the exons ATGTCATGGCGCCCGACCTACCGAAGCTCCAAGTTTCGAAATGTCTACGGAAAAGTGGCCAACCGGGAGCACTGCTTCGACGGCGTCCCCATCACCAAGAACGTCCACGACAACCACTTCTGTGCCGTCAACTCCAAGTTCATCGCAGTGGTCACCGAGAGTGCCGGCGGGGGCTCGTTCATTGTTATACCTGTATCCCAG TCTGGCCGTCTGGACTCTCATTACCCAAAAGTGTGTGGCCACCAAGGCAATGTGCTGGATATCAAGTGGAATCCCTTCTTTGAAAACATCATAGCATCCTGCTCTGAGGACACCTCG GTGCGAGTATGGGAGATCCCAGAGGACGGTCTGAGGCGCAACATGACGGAGGCAGTGCTGGAGCTGTACGGCCACAGCAGACGGGTGGGTCTGATCGAGTGGCACCCCACCAGCAGCGGCATCCTCTTCAGCGCTGGCTACGACTACAAG ATCCTGATCTGGAACCTGGAGATCGGCGAGCCAGTGAAAATGATCGACTGCCACACTGACGTCATCCTCAGCATGTCCTTCAACACAGACGGCAGCCTGCTGGCCACCAGCTGCAAAGACAAGAAGCTGCGTGTCATCGAGCCACGCTCCGGGGTAGTCCTTCAG CAAGCCAGTTGTAAGAATCACCGTGTAAACCGAGTAGTGTTCCTGGGCAACATGAAGCGACTGCTCACCACAGGGGTCTCTCGCTGGAACACCCGGCAGATCGCTCTCTGGGATCAG GAGGATTTGTCCATGCCAATTAAGGAGGAGGACATAGACGGCCTCTCAGGACTGTTGTTTCCCTTCTAtgatgctgacacacacatgttgtACCTGGCAGGCAAG GGGGACGGCAATATCCGTTACTTTGAGATTACCACAGAGAAGCCGTACTTACAATATCTAATGGAGTTCCGGTCCCCGGCCCCACAGAAAGGACTGG GTGTGATGCCAAAGCACGGGCTGGATGTGGGAGCTTGTGAGGTGTACCGCTTCTACAAGCTCGTCACCCTGAAGGGTTTGATTGAGCCCATTTCAATGATTGTGCCAAGAAGG TCAGACACGTACCAGGAGGACATCTACCCCATGACAGCAGGGACAGAGCCCGCGTTGTCGGCCAGCGAGTGGCTGAGCGGCATTAATAGAG ACCCAGTCCTGATGTCCCTGAAGGACGGTTACCACCGGCCAAACCAGTTAGTGTTCAAAGCCCCggtgaaggagaagaagagcgtGGTCGTGAATGGCATCGACCTTCTGGAGAATGTACCACCCAGGACAGAGAACGAG